One genomic window of Manihot esculenta cultivar AM560-2 chromosome 16, M.esculenta_v8, whole genome shotgun sequence includes the following:
- the LOC110603416 gene encoding profilin-4, with protein MSWQTYVDEHLMCDIDGQGQHLTASAIVGHDGSVWAQSSSFPQFKPQEVTDIMKDFDEPGHLAPTGLHLGGTKYMVIQGEAGAVIRGKKGSGGITIKKTGQALVFGIYEEPVTPGQCNMVVERLGDYLVDQGL; from the exons atgtcgtggcagacttACGTAGACGAGCACCTGATGTGCGACATCGACGGCCAAGGCCAGCATCTCACTGCCTCTGCCATTGTTGGCCATGACGGTAGCGTCTGGGCTCAGAGTTCCTCTTTCCCTCAG TTCAAGCCCCAGGAGGTCACTGACATCATGAAAGATTTTGATGAGCCTGGCCACCTTGCCCCAACAGGTCTACACCTCGGGGGCACAAAGTACATGGTTATCCAGGGAGAGGCTGGAGCTGTTATCCGTGGAAAGAAG GGATCAGGGGGTATCACCATAAAGAAGACTGGTCAAGCTCTTGTTTTTGGCATCTATGAGGAACCTGTGACTCCAGGGCAGTGCAACATGGTTGTGGAGAGGCTGGGTGATTACCTCGTTGATCAGGGGCTGTAG
- the LOC110604124 gene encoding profilin-2 codes for MSWQAYVDDHLMCEIEGNHLSAAAIIGQDGSVWAQSSNFPQFKPEEITGIMNDFNEPGTLAPTGLYLGGTKYMVIQGEPGAVIRGKKGPGGVTVKKTNQALIIGIYDEPMAPGQCNMIVERLGDYLIDQGL; via the exons ATGTCGTGGCAAGCATATGTAGATGATCATCTTATGTGCGAAATCGAGGGCAATCATCTCTCTGCTGCTGCCATCATCGGCCAAGACGGCAGCGTTTGGGCCCAGAGCTCCAACTTCCCTCAG TTCAAGCCTGAAGAAATCACTGGCATTATGAATGACTTTAATGAACCCGGCACACTTGCTCCAACTGGATTGTATCTTGGTGGCACAAAATACATGGTGATTCAAGGCGAGCCTGGAGCTGTCATTCGGGGGAAGAAG GGACCTGGTGGTGTTACTGTTAAGAAGACGAATCAGGCTTTAATAATTGGTATCTATGACGAGCCAATGGCTCCAGGGCAGTGCAACATGATTGTTGAAAGGCTTGGCGATTATCTCATTGACCAGGGTCTTTAA
- the LOC110602873 gene encoding glucan endo-1,3-beta-glucosidase 13 isoform X1 produces the protein MARGFKLIFAMSLLLTLLVLCRGSVVGVCYGRNADDLPTPDKVVQLVQQHNIKYLRIYDSNIQVLKAFANTGVELMVGIPNSDLLALSQFQSNADSWLKNSILPYYPATKITYITVGAEVTESPNNVSAQVVPAMHNVLTALKKAGLHKKIKVSSTHSLGILSRSFPPSAGAFNSSYAFFLKPMLEFLAENQSPFMINIYPYYAYRDSPNNVSLDYALFESSSEVIDPNTGLLYTNMFDAQVDALYFALMALNFRTIDVMVTETGWPSKGSPKEKAATPDNAQTYNTNLIRHVIDNSGTPARPGEELDVYIFSLFNENRKPGLESERNWGLFYPDQTSVYNLDFTGRGVVDVTKNTTFAGLNGTAWCIASSNASQLDLQSALDWACGPGNVDCSAIQPSQPCFEPDTLLSHASYAFNSYYQQNGASDVACSFGGVGVKVDKDPSYDNCLYMTTGSNNKTGASNTTAMASIHSSSSSHNEVFVWASSFLLMAYLALLNIA, from the exons ATGGCAAGAGGATTTAAGCTCATCTTTGCTATGTCACTGTTGCTTACACTTCTGG TACTTTGCAGGGGAAGTGTAGTAGGAGTTTGCTATGGAAGAAATGCCGATGACCTTCCAACACCCGATAAAGTTGTGCAGCTTGTTCAACAGCATAACATTAAATATTTGAGGATTTATGATTCAAATATTCAGGTTCTCAAGGCCTTCGCAAACACTGGAGTTGAACTTATGGTTGGAATCCCAAATTCAGACTTATTGGCATTATCCCAGTTTCAATCCAATGCCGATTCATGGTTGAAGAACAGTATTCTTCCTTACTATCCTGCTACAAAGATCACATACATAACTGTTGGAGCTGAAGTCACAGAGAGCCCCAATAATGTGTCTGCCCAAGTTGTACCAGCCATGCATAATGTTCTCACGGCGTTGAAGAAGGCCGGTTTGCATAAAAAGATTAAAGTTTCAAGCACCCATTCCCTTGGGATTTTGTCTCGTTCGTTCCCTCCATCTGCTGGGGCTTTTAATAGCAGCTATGCGTTTTTTCTGAAGCCCATGTTGGAGTTCCTTGCTGAAAACCAGTCTCCTTTTATGATTAATATTTATCCTTACTATGCTTATAGAGATTCTCCAAACAATGTGTCTTTGGATTATGCTTTATTTGAGTCATCCTCAGAAGTGATAGATCCAAACACTGGTTTGCTGTACACAAACATGTTTGATGCTCAGGTTGATGCCCTCTATTTTGCCCTGATGGCTTTGAATTTTAGAACAATTGATGTTATGGTCACTGAGACAGGTTGGCCATCCAAAGGTTCACCAAAGGAGAAAGCTGCTACGCCTGATAACGCCCAGACTTATAACACCAATTTGATTCGCCATGTAATTGATAACTCAGGAACTCCTGCAAGGCCTGGAGAAGAGCTAGATGTTTATATCTTCTCATTGTTCAATGAGAACAGGAAGCCTGGTTTGGAATCAGAGAGGAACTGGGGTTTATTTTATCCAGACCAGACTAGTGTTTATAATTTGGATTTTACAGGAAGAGGTGTTGTTGATGTAACCAAAAATACCACGTTTGCCGGTCTCAATGGAACAGCATGGTGCATTGCTTCAAGTAATGCTTCTCAACTTGACTTGCAGAGTGCCTTAGATTGGGCATGTGGTCCTGGGAATGTGGATTGTTCTGCCATTCAGCCTAGCCAGCCTTGTTTCGAGCCAGATACTCTACTTTCACATGCATCTTATGCATTCAACAGTTACTACCAGCAAAATGGGGCTAGTGATGTTGCTTGCAGTTTTGGTGGGGTGGGGGTTAAAGTTGACAAGGATCCAA GCTATGACAATTGCTTATATATGACAACTGG GAGCAACAACAAAACCGGCGCAAGTAACACTACAGCAATGGCTTCAATTCATTCCTCCTCTTCGTCACATAATGAAGTCTTCGTATGGGCTTCCAGTTTCCTTCTTATGGCATACCTTGCACTTCTGAACATTGCTTGA
- the LOC110602873 gene encoding glucan endo-1,3-beta-glucosidase 13 isoform X2 has translation MVGIPNSDLLALSQFQSNADSWLKNSILPYYPATKITYITVGAEVTESPNNVSAQVVPAMHNVLTALKKAGLHKKIKVSSTHSLGILSRSFPPSAGAFNSSYAFFLKPMLEFLAENQSPFMINIYPYYAYRDSPNNVSLDYALFESSSEVIDPNTGLLYTNMFDAQVDALYFALMALNFRTIDVMVTETGWPSKGSPKEKAATPDNAQTYNTNLIRHVIDNSGTPARPGEELDVYIFSLFNENRKPGLESERNWGLFYPDQTSVYNLDFTGRGVVDVTKNTTFAGLNGTAWCIASSNASQLDLQSALDWACGPGNVDCSAIQPSQPCFEPDTLLSHASYAFNSYYQQNGASDVACSFGGVGVKVDKDPSYDNCLYMTTGSNNKTGASNTTAMASIHSSSSSHNEVFVWASSFLLMAYLALLNIA, from the exons ATGGTTGGAATCCCAAATTCAGACTTATTGGCATTATCCCAGTTTCAATCCAATGCCGATTCATGGTTGAAGAACAGTATTCTTCCTTACTATCCTGCTACAAAGATCACATACATAACTGTTGGAGCTGAAGTCACAGAGAGCCCCAATAATGTGTCTGCCCAAGTTGTACCAGCCATGCATAATGTTCTCACGGCGTTGAAGAAGGCCGGTTTGCATAAAAAGATTAAAGTTTCAAGCACCCATTCCCTTGGGATTTTGTCTCGTTCGTTCCCTCCATCTGCTGGGGCTTTTAATAGCAGCTATGCGTTTTTTCTGAAGCCCATGTTGGAGTTCCTTGCTGAAAACCAGTCTCCTTTTATGATTAATATTTATCCTTACTATGCTTATAGAGATTCTCCAAACAATGTGTCTTTGGATTATGCTTTATTTGAGTCATCCTCAGAAGTGATAGATCCAAACACTGGTTTGCTGTACACAAACATGTTTGATGCTCAGGTTGATGCCCTCTATTTTGCCCTGATGGCTTTGAATTTTAGAACAATTGATGTTATGGTCACTGAGACAGGTTGGCCATCCAAAGGTTCACCAAAGGAGAAAGCTGCTACGCCTGATAACGCCCAGACTTATAACACCAATTTGATTCGCCATGTAATTGATAACTCAGGAACTCCTGCAAGGCCTGGAGAAGAGCTAGATGTTTATATCTTCTCATTGTTCAATGAGAACAGGAAGCCTGGTTTGGAATCAGAGAGGAACTGGGGTTTATTTTATCCAGACCAGACTAGTGTTTATAATTTGGATTTTACAGGAAGAGGTGTTGTTGATGTAACCAAAAATACCACGTTTGCCGGTCTCAATGGAACAGCATGGTGCATTGCTTCAAGTAATGCTTCTCAACTTGACTTGCAGAGTGCCTTAGATTGGGCATGTGGTCCTGGGAATGTGGATTGTTCTGCCATTCAGCCTAGCCAGCCTTGTTTCGAGCCAGATACTCTACTTTCACATGCATCTTATGCATTCAACAGTTACTACCAGCAAAATGGGGCTAGTGATGTTGCTTGCAGTTTTGGTGGGGTGGGGGTTAAAGTTGACAAGGATCCAA GCTATGACAATTGCTTATATATGACAACTGG GAGCAACAACAAAACCGGCGCAAGTAACACTACAGCAATGGCTTCAATTCATTCCTCCTCTTCGTCACATAATGAAGTCTTCGTATGGGCTTCCAGTTTCCTTCTTATGGCATACCTTGCACTTCTGAACATTGCTTGA
- the LOC110603304 gene encoding uncharacterized protein LOC110603304, with protein sequence MGCFGVFLYFHWLSRLLQDSINRDSLHGFRISRGGPQISHLFFADDSLIFFRANVQEALELKLARVLKARYFPTTSFFKASLGHNPSFLWHSIWATRSLVKAGAYWRIENGMSVSIWSHPWLKEAPNSLVSTPPPPNCTISVVAYFMIGHRWNESLIAQLFNDRDISCILNIPLSLSSHPDAWCWKFASKGHYYVNSAYRFLVAGFRHREGSEIWSRFWKTKVPPKVLNFCWRALVNVVPCLSLLQSKRVPVDSMCPLCHEAPETVLHILIQCPFARSCWLSSPLGWPAFSAASLREWFSLAFLTVSAENASFILMICWALWHNRNNVVWKAQGRTASGVFFMALNFLQQWRGLL encoded by the exons ATGGGTTGCTTTGGTGTTTTCTTGTATTTCCACT GGCTATCCCGCCTTTTGCAAGACAGTATAAACCGTGACAGTCTTCATGGGTTCAGGATATCACGGGGTGGCCCACAGATCTCTCACCTTTTTTTCGCGGACGATAGCTTGATTTTCTTTAGAGCAAATGTTCAAGAGGCGTTGGAGCTCAAGC TGGCCCGCGTTCTTAAGGCTCGTTATTTTCCGACAACGTCTTTTTTTAAAGCTTCTTTGGGCCACAATCCTAGCTTTTTGTGGCATAGTATATGGGCGACTCGAAGTCTGGTTAAAGCTGGTGCTTATTGGAGAATTGAGAATGGCATGTCAGTTTCTATTTGGTCTCACCCTTGGTTGAAAGAGGCGCCCAACTCATTGGTTTCTACACCCCCTCCTCCGAATTGTACTATTTCTGTTGTTGCATATTTTATGATCGGCCATAGATGGAATGAGAGTTTAATAGCTCAGTTGTTCAATGACAGAGATATAAGTTGTATTTTGAACATCCCTCTAAGTCTTTCTTCGCACCCAGATGCGTGGTGCTGGAAGTTTGCTTCCAAGGGTCACTATTATGTCAATAGTGCTTACAGATTTCTGGTTGCTGGGTTTCGACATAGGGAAGGTAGTGAGATATGGAGTCGTTTTTGGAAGACGAAGGTGCCTCCTAAAGTGCTTAATTTCTGCTGGCGTGCTTTAGTTAATGTTGTTCCTTGCCTCTCTTTGCTTCAGTCCAAGAGAGTTCCGGTTGATTCGATGTGTCCGTTGTGTCATGAGGCTCCTGAGACTGTCTTGCATATTCTTATTCAATGTCCTTTTGCCCGCAGTTGCTGGTTGAGTTCGCCTTTGGGTTGGCCTGCATTCTCCGCTGCCTCTCTTAGGGAGTGGTTCTCTTTAGCCTTTCTTACTGTTTCTGCGGAGAATGCTTCCTTTATTCTAATGATATGTTGGGCTTTGTGGCATAACAGAAATAATGTTGTTTGGAAAGCTCAGGGTCGAACTGCGagtggtgtgttcttcatggcactgaattttttgcagcaatggaGGGGCCTGCTCTGA